The following is a genomic window from Vibrio cyclitrophicus.
ATCTGTATTTGCTTCTATGTGGGTATATTATTATGCATATATCTCCGATCAACATACTCGTTGATTGAAAAACATATATTAAACATTTTCATGTGTTGCTTGGTGTGCAACACCACTGTAAAGGACAAATAATGCCAATTATTACTCTTCCTGACGGTAGTCAGCGTCAATTTGACAACCCTGTATCAACTCTAGATGTTGCCCTATCAATCGGTCCTGGTCTTGCGAAAGCAACCATTGCTGGTCGTGTAGACGGCGAGCGAGTTGATGCTTGTGATCTTATCGAAAACGATGCAAGCCTAGAAATCATCACTGCTAAAGATGAAGTTGATGGCCTTGAGATCGTTCGTCACTCTTGTGCTCACCTTTTAGGCCACGCGGTTAAGCAGCTTTTTCCAGAAGCGAAAATGGCGATCGGTCCTACCATCGATAACGGTTTCTACTACGATATCGACCTTGAGCACTCTCTAACGCAAGAAGATCTAGAAAAGATTGAAAAGCGTATGAAAGAGCTAGCGAAGACTAAGTATCAGGTTGTTAAGAAGAAAGTTAGCTGGCAGGAAGCGCGTGACGCATTCGAAGCTCGCGGCGAGACTTACAAGATTGAAATCTTGGACGAGAATGTTTCTAAAGACGATCGTCCAGGTCTGTACCATCACGAAGAATACATCGATATGTGTCGTGGCCCACACGTGCCTAACATGAGCTTCTGTCAGCACTTCACTTTACTTAACGTAGCGGGTGCATATTGGCGTGGTAACAGTGACAACAAGATGCTTCAACGTATCTACGGTACTGCATTCCACGACAAGAAGGCGCTTAAAGCTCACCTTGTACGCCTAGAAGAAGCGGCTAAACGTGACCACCGTAAAATCGGTAAAGCGCTTGACCTATTCCACATGCAGCAAGAAGCACCAGGCATGGTGTTCTGGCACCACAACGGTTGGACTATCTTCCGTGAGCTAGAAGTATTTATTCGTCAGAAACTGACTGAGTACGATTACCAAGAAGTTAAAGGCCCATTAATGATGGACCGTGTTCTTTGGGAACGCTCTGGCCACTGGGATAAGTACGCTGAAGCGATGTTCACTACTTCTTCAGAGAACCGTGAATACGCTATTAAGCCAATGAACTGTCCTGGTCACGTTCAAATCTTCAACCAAGGTTTGAAATCTTACCGTGATCTACCGCTACGTATGGCTGAGTTCGGCTCATGTCACCGTAACGAGCCGTCTGGCGCACTTCATGGCATTATGCGTGTTCGTGGCTTCACTCAAGATGATGCTCACGTATTCTGTACTGAAGACCAAGTTCAACAAGAAGTGAAAGCTTGTATTGAAATGGTTTACGATACTTACACAACTTTCGGCTTCGAAAGCATTGTTGTTAAGCTATCTACTCGTCCAGAGCAGCGTGTAGGTTCAGACGAAATGTGGGACCGTGCAGAGGCTGACCTTAAGCAAGCGCTAGAGGCAATGGACATTGCATACGAGATTCAAGAAGGCGAGGGTGCGTTCTACGGACCTAAGATTGAATTTACTTTGCATGATTGTTTGGACCGCGCTTGGCAATGTGGTACAGTGCAGCTCGATTTTGCATTACCAGAACGTTTAGGTGCTACTTACGTAGGTGAAGATAACGAGCGTCACACGCCAGTTATGATCCACCGCGCGATTTTAGGTTCACTAGAACGCTTCATCGGTATTCTTATTGAAGAATACGCTGGTTTCTTCCCAACGTGGTTGGCGCCAGAACAAGCAGTTGTAATGGGCATTACAGACAAACAGTCTGAATATGTACAAGAAATTACGAAAAAACTGCAAAAAAGTGGATTTAGAGTCAAAGCAGACTTGAGAAATGAGAAGATTGGCTTTAAAATCCGCGAACATACTTTGAAACGTGTACCGTTCATGCTTGTGTGTGGTGACCAAGAAATGGAAGCCGGCGAAATTGCAGTACGTACACGTAAAGGTAAGGACCTTGGTAAATTTAAAGTGGATGACTTTATTTCATACATCCAAGCCGAGGTTTCAAGCCGTAAGCTCAATCTGGAGGAATAGCTATTAAAGGCGGAAGACGTGGCCAACAACCGGCCAAACAAAACCAGCACCGTTTAAACGGTGACATTCGTGGCGTTCGTGAAGTGCGTCTAACTGGCGCAGACGGCGAAGCTGTTGGTGTAGTTTCAATCGCTGAAGCGATGGAAGCTGCAAATGAAGCTGGTATGGATCTTGTAGAGATCAGCCCTAACGCCGAGCCGCCAGTTTGTCGTGTGATGGACTACGGTAAGTTCCTCTTCGAGAAGAGCAAAGCTGCGAAAGAGCAGAAGAAAAAGCAAAAGCAGGTTCAGATCAAGGAAATTAAATTCCGACCTGGAACTGATATTGGAGACTATCAGGTAAAACTACGCAACCTGACTGGTTTCCTTGAAGACGGCAACAAAGTGAAGGTAACAATTCGCTTCCGTGGCCGCGAAATGGCTCACCAAGAAATCGGTGTTGACGTTCTTAATCGTTTGAAAGTAGATACTGAAGAATTTGCAGTTGTCGAATCTTTCCCAACGAGAATTGAAGGTCGCCAGATGATTATGGTGTTGGCCCCTAAAAAGAAGTAATTAACGGCTTTGCAAGTAATTAAACCCTGCAGCCTCAGGTTGCGGGGTTTTATTCGCCCTAATTACTATGTTATTAACAACTCAACAATGCGGAGTTATTCATCATGCCTAAGATGAAAACCAACAAAGGTGCTGCTAAGCGTTTCCAGAAAACTGCTGGTGGTATTAAGTTTAAGCACGCTGGTAAACGTCACATCCTGACTAAGCGTACTACTAAGAACAAGCGTCAGCTTCGTCCGAACTCGATCCTTCCTAAATGTGAAGTTGCTCAAGTTCTACGTATGATGCCATACGCTTAATTCTTTTTAGTTTATAAATTCGTTTAGTTTAGGAGAAGCATAATGCCTCGCGTAAAACGTGGTGTACAAGCTCGTGCACGTCATAAGAAAGTTCTAAAACAAGCTAAAGGTTACTACGGAGCACGTTCACGTGTTTACCGCGTAGCTTTCCAAGCAGTTACCAAAGCTGGTCAATACGCTTACCGTGACCGTCGCAACAAGAAACGTCAATTCCGTCAACTTTGGATTGCACGTATCAACGCGGCATCTCGTCAAAATGGTCTATCTTACAGCCGTTTCATCAATGGCCTTAAGAAAGCATCTATCGAGATCGACCGTAAGATTCTTGCTGACATCGCAGTATTCGACAAAGCAGCATTTGCTGTTCTAGTTGAAAAAGCGAAAGCATCTCTATAATTTAGAGTTAGCTTAAAGGTTTAAGAAAAGGAGAACTTCGGTTCTCCTTTTTTATTGCTTCTAATTTGACTTTTAAAGACTCCCAACTCCTTCCTTCGTCAGTCTTGGGAATGACGAGATGAACTTCCGCATCTAATTTTTATTCGCTTGAACAGGCATTCTGGTATATAAACATCTACCTATTCTTTAATGTTAAGCGACCGAATAAATGAGCGCACCTACCACTATGACGTTCTTCGAACGTTTTGAAGCCGATATCCTTTCTGGCAAGAAGACAATTACTATTCGCGATGAATCTGAGCGCGACTACCAACCAGGTAGCGTTGTGGAAGTATCAACGCTAGAGCAGGGACGTGTATTCTGTAATCTTAAGATTGTTAGCGTTGAACCAATTCTGTTTGATGACTTAGGTGAGTTCCATGCTCAGCAAGAGAATATGACGCTGCAAGTACTGAAAGATGTGATTCAAGATATCTACCCAGGCATTTCTCAGCTGTACGTAGTCTCTTACGAGTTGGTAGCTTAAGCCTTGTTGGATTGGATTGACTAGCTAGGGATGGCGATTGATGAGTAATAACCAGCAGACACTGCTTCAGCTTTACTGTCGCGAACAACAAGACCAGACGTTACTGGCTAAGCATTACTTAGATAGTGATTTGAGCGAGAGTGCCGATTATTTAAAGTGGTGCGAGAGCAAAAGAAACTTTGTTGAAGAAGATGTCTTAGGGCAGACTTGGGTAAAAAGTTGTCCAGCAGGGTACATTACTGAGGTGCACTTTCATTTTGATGGTAGTTTAACGGAATATCGTTTGTTTGACCGATTTGAAACCCAAGGTCATTGGCAGTTAAGAGACGGTTTGTTACACGTCGAGATTCTGAAGGGTGAGAACCACTACCAGTTTGCTGTTGTGGCTCGCGCTGACCTTAATATCCACTCTGCGGTTGAGTATAAGAACGGTGAGTTGCATTCTTACTTGAAGCTGGTTCAAGTTGAACGCTAAACGTTTAGCGATGATTCGTTTTATGAACATATGAAAAAGCCAACAGTGATGTTGGCTTTGTTGTTTTCAATTCGACTGAGTAGTTTAAGTTATTAAGTTATTAAGTTATTAAGTTATTAAGCTTCGAAGTTCGCCAATCGAGTATAAAGCTCGTTGCCTTGATCTTGTTTTGCACATACCGTCAATAGGTCTTCAATAAAGTACTTCAGTGCACGCGCTTCAATTCGACGAATGCCTTGTTGCTGCTCTTCAGTCAGATAACCGTAGATAGTTGCCGCTCCGAAGTCACCAAAGATCATCTGACCTTGCTCGTTAACTAAAGTGTTGTGTGCGTATAGATCACCATGACAAACTTTATTGGTATGAAGGTGTTCAAACACATCAATCATCTGTTCTGTAATACTATTGATCTGAGCAATTGAAAGCTCGAAGCCTTCGTTGAACGTATCGCGAGTGCAGCTTTCAAGAGTAGGCGGCAAACCTAGGTTGTAGTAGTTGCTCGGGATAAGCTCCATCACCAATGCTAGGTAGTTCTCTTCATCAACTTGAGCGATAGACTTCACTAGATTGCTATGATGACCAGCTTGAAGGCACGCTTCGAGTTCATCGTGTGGGTAACCGTCGCTTGTTACTTCGCCTTTGAATACTTTAACCGCCACTTCTTGTGGGAAATTAAAGTCACCATTTAACCAGTTAGCATGAGAAATCACACCAGACGCACCTTGGCCCAGCACTTGATTGAGTGAGTAGCATTGCGAGCTTACGGCAGGCACGCTATCTAAGCTGCTGGGATGTTTGCAAAACGGGTTACCCGA
Proteins encoded in this region:
- the thrS gene encoding threonine--tRNA ligase translates to MPIITLPDGSQRQFDNPVSTLDVALSIGPGLAKATIAGRVDGERVDACDLIENDASLEIITAKDEVDGLEIVRHSCAHLLGHAVKQLFPEAKMAIGPTIDNGFYYDIDLEHSLTQEDLEKIEKRMKELAKTKYQVVKKKVSWQEARDAFEARGETYKIEILDENVSKDDRPGLYHHEEYIDMCRGPHVPNMSFCQHFTLLNVAGAYWRGNSDNKMLQRIYGTAFHDKKALKAHLVRLEEAAKRDHRKIGKALDLFHMQQEAPGMVFWHHNGWTIFRELEVFIRQKLTEYDYQEVKGPLMMDRVLWERSGHWDKYAEAMFTTSSENREYAIKPMNCPGHVQIFNQGLKSYRDLPLRMAEFGSCHRNEPSGALHGIMRVRGFTQDDAHVFCTEDQVQQEVKACIEMVYDTYTTFGFESIVVKLSTRPEQRVGSDEMWDRAEADLKQALEAMDIAYEIQEGEGAFYGPKIEFTLHDCLDRAWQCGTVQLDFALPERLGATYVGEDNERHTPVMIHRAILGSLERFIGILIEEYAGFFPTWLAPEQAVVMGITDKQSEYVQEITKKLQKSGFRVKADLRNEKIGFKIREHTLKRVPFMLVCGDQEMEAGEIAVRTRKGKDLGKFKVDDFISYIQAEVSSRKLNLEE
- the infC gene encoding translation initiation factor IF-3, with product MRLTGADGEAVGVVSIAEAMEAANEAGMDLVEISPNAEPPVCRVMDYGKFLFEKSKAAKEQKKKQKQVQIKEIKFRPGTDIGDYQVKLRNLTGFLEDGNKVKVTIRFRGREMAHQEIGVDVLNRLKVDTEEFAVVESFPTRIEGRQMIMVLAPKKK
- the rpmI gene encoding 50S ribosomal protein L35 translates to MPKMKTNKGAAKRFQKTAGGIKFKHAGKRHILTKRTTKNKRQLRPNSILPKCEVAQVLRMMPYA
- the rplT gene encoding 50S ribosomal protein L20, producing the protein MPRVKRGVQARARHKKVLKQAKGYYGARSRVYRVAFQAVTKAGQYAYRDRRNKKRQFRQLWIARINAASRQNGLSYSRFINGLKKASIEIDRKILADIAVFDKAAFAVLVEKAKASL
- the yqfB gene encoding N(4)-acetylcytidine aminohydrolase, whose amino-acid sequence is MSAPTTMTFFERFEADILSGKKTITIRDESERDYQPGSVVEVSTLEQGRVFCNLKIVSVEPILFDDLGEFHAQQENMTLQVLKDVIQDIYPGISQLYVVSYELVA
- a CDS encoding leucine-rich repeat-containing protein kinase family protein, whose protein sequence is MHTLEQLKSGQLNGIKRLQLSEGLTEFPLEIIELADSLEILDLSGNQLSDLPEELSQLTNLRIIFASNNLFTHLPDVLGSLPKLEMVGFKTNQIKIVSEQSLPIQLRWLILTDNEIEVLPSSLGERPRLQKLALAGNKIRVLPESMENLSNLELVRLSANQLTEFPEFLIKLPKLAWLAFSGNPFCKHPSSLDSVPAVSSQCYSLNQVLGQGASGVISHANWLNGDFNFPQEVAVKVFKGEVTSDGYPHDELEACLQAGHHSNLVKSIAQVDEENYLALVMELIPSNYYNLGLPPTLESCTRDTFNEGFELSIAQINSITEQMIDVFEHLHTNKVCHGDLYAHNTLVNEQGQMIFGDFGAATIYGYLTEEQQQGIRRIEARALKYFIEDLLTVCAKQDQGNELYTRLANFEA